Proteins from a single region of Streptomyces spectabilis:
- a CDS encoding helix-turn-helix transcriptional regulator, whose translation MTAAGAGEAGDVRAALVRLRRTTGLPVAFGGLTDAQPHAAPQLRIAELTGTGTHVLRGLGIRLGNGLGGKALALARPCAVTDYSSSRHISHEYDAAVEAEGLRSVLAVPVVVRRRVRGLLYGALRTAQPLGDRTLAAAVAAARDVEQALVVREEARALVAAARDTAPAGPWPGPAAWERVREAHGALRALAARTSDAALRRELLAVCTTLTAVGDSPAVALTPRELDVLTCVALGTTNAAAGERLGLRPETVKAYLRSAMRKLGVHTRWEAVVAARRAGLLP comes from the coding sequence GTGACGGCTGCGGGCGCGGGTGAGGCGGGGGACGTACGGGCCGCGCTGGTGCGGCTGCGGCGCACCACGGGTCTTCCGGTGGCGTTCGGCGGGCTCACCGACGCGCAGCCCCACGCCGCCCCGCAGCTGCGGATCGCCGAGCTCACCGGCACCGGCACGCACGTCCTGCGCGGCCTCGGCATCCGCCTGGGCAACGGCCTCGGCGGCAAGGCCCTGGCCCTGGCCCGGCCGTGCGCCGTCACCGACTACAGCTCCTCGCGGCACATCAGCCACGAGTACGACGCCGCCGTGGAGGCGGAGGGCCTGCGTTCGGTGCTCGCGGTGCCGGTCGTGGTGCGCCGCCGGGTGCGCGGACTGCTGTACGGCGCCCTGCGCACCGCGCAGCCGCTGGGGGACCGCACGCTCGCTGCGGCCGTCGCCGCCGCGCGCGACGTCGAGCAGGCCCTCGTGGTGCGCGAGGAGGCCCGCGCCCTGGTGGCGGCGGCGCGGGACACGGCGCCTGCCGGGCCCTGGCCCGGGCCCGCCGCTTGGGAGCGCGTACGGGAGGCGCACGGCGCCCTGCGCGCGCTCGCGGCGCGCACGTCCGATGCCGCCCTGCGCCGCGAACTCCTCGCCGTCTGCACCACGCTGACCGCCGTGGGCGACTCCCCCGCCGTCGCCCTGACCCCGCGCGAACTCGACGTCCTGACCTGCGTCGCCCTGGGCACCACGAACGCCGCGGCCGGGGAGCGCCTCGGCCTGCGCCCCGAGACGGTGAAGGCCTATCTGCGCTCGGCGATGCGCAAGCTGGGCGTCCACACGCGGTGGGAGGCGGTGGTGGCGGCGCGGCGAGCGGGGTTGCTGCCGTAG
- the gcl gene encoding glyoxylate carboligase, which produces MTAARAAVEILKREGVTAAFGVPGAAINPFYRALKEGGGIDHTLARHVEGASHMAEGYTRTKPGNIGVCIGTSGPAGTDMITGLYSAIGDSIPILCITGQAPTHVIHKEDFQAVDIASIAKPVTKMAVTVLEAAQVPGVFQQAFHLMRSGRPGPVLIDLPIDVQLTEIEFDPETYEPLPVYKPAASRAQIEKAIGFLLASERPLIVAGGGVINADASALLVEFAELTGTPVIPTLMGWGTIPDDHELNAGMVGLQTSHRYGNATFLESDFVLGIGNRWANRHTGYKLDVYREGRTFVHVDIEPTQIGKIFAPDYGIASDAKAALALFVEVARELKAAGKLPDRTAWIAAGQERKATLLRRTHFDDIPIKPQRVYEEMNKAFGPETRYVSTIGLSQIAGAQMLHVYKPRHWINCGQAGPLGWTIPAALGVAKADPEGQVVALSGDYDFQFLIEELAVGAQHRIPYVHVLVNNSYLGLIRQAQLGLDINFQVNLEFENVNSPELGVYGVDHVKVAEGLGCKAIRVTDPNELGAAFEQAKKLAQEFRVPVVVEAILERVTNISMSRTADISDVTEFEDIATEPWHAPSAIKAFKA; this is translated from the coding sequence ATGACCGCTGCCCGCGCGGCAGTCGAGATCCTCAAGCGCGAGGGCGTCACCGCCGCGTTCGGTGTGCCGGGTGCCGCGATCAACCCCTTCTACAGGGCGCTGAAGGAGGGCGGTGGCATCGACCACACGCTCGCCCGCCACGTGGAGGGCGCCTCGCACATGGCTGAGGGCTACACCCGCACGAAGCCGGGCAACATCGGCGTCTGCATCGGTACGTCGGGCCCGGCGGGCACCGACATGATCACCGGCCTGTACTCGGCCATCGGTGACTCGATCCCGATCCTGTGCATCACGGGCCAGGCGCCCACGCACGTGATCCACAAAGAGGACTTCCAGGCCGTCGACATCGCCTCGATCGCCAAGCCGGTGACGAAGATGGCCGTGACGGTCCTGGAGGCCGCCCAGGTCCCCGGCGTCTTCCAGCAGGCGTTCCACCTGATGCGCTCCGGCCGGCCGGGGCCCGTCCTGATCGACCTGCCCATCGACGTCCAGCTCACCGAGATCGAGTTCGACCCGGAGACGTACGAGCCGCTGCCGGTCTACAAGCCCGCCGCGTCCCGTGCGCAGATCGAGAAGGCCATCGGCTTCCTCCTCGCCTCGGAGCGGCCGCTGATCGTCGCGGGCGGCGGCGTCATCAACGCCGACGCCTCCGCGCTGCTCGTGGAGTTCGCCGAGCTGACGGGCACTCCGGTGATCCCCACCCTCATGGGCTGGGGCACCATCCCGGACGACCACGAGCTGAACGCGGGCATGGTGGGCCTGCAGACCTCCCACCGCTACGGCAACGCGACGTTCCTGGAGTCGGACTTCGTCCTCGGCATCGGCAACCGCTGGGCCAACCGCCACACCGGCTACAAGCTGGACGTGTACCGCGAGGGCCGCACGTTCGTGCACGTCGACATCGAGCCCACTCAGATCGGCAAGATCTTCGCCCCCGACTACGGCATCGCGTCCGACGCCAAGGCCGCCCTCGCGCTCTTCGTCGAGGTCGCGCGCGAGCTGAAGGCGGCCGGGAAGCTGCCCGACCGCACCGCGTGGATCGCCGCCGGGCAGGAGCGCAAGGCCACGCTCCTGCGCCGCACCCACTTCGACGACATCCCGATCAAGCCGCAGCGCGTGTACGAGGAGATGAACAAGGCCTTCGGCCCCGAGACGCGGTACGTCTCCACGATCGGCCTCTCGCAGATCGCGGGCGCCCAGATGCTGCACGTCTACAAGCCGCGGCACTGGATCAACTGCGGTCAGGCGGGCCCGCTCGGCTGGACCATCCCGGCCGCGCTCGGCGTCGCGAAGGCGGACCCGGAGGGCCAGGTCGTCGCGCTCTCCGGCGACTACGACTTCCAGTTCCTCATCGAGGAGCTGGCGGTCGGCGCCCAGCACCGCATCCCGTACGTCCACGTCCTCGTGAACAACTCCTATCTGGGCCTGATCCGCCAGGCCCAGCTGGGTCTGGACATCAACTTCCAGGTCAACCTGGAGTTCGAGAACGTCAACTCCCCGGAGCTCGGCGTCTACGGCGTCGACCACGTCAAGGTCGCCGAGGGCCTCGGCTGCAAGGCGATCCGCGTGACCGACCCGAACGAGCTGGGCGCGGCCTTCGAGCAGGCCAAGAAGCTGGCCCAGGAGTTCCGCGTCCCGGTGGTCGTCGAGGCGATCCTGGAGCGCGTCACGAACATCTCGATGAGCCGCACGGCCGACATCAGCGACGTGACCGAGTTCGAGGACATCGCCACCGAACCGTGGCACGCCCCGAGCGCGATCAAGGCGTTCAAGGCCTGA
- a CDS encoding AMP-binding protein, with translation MSTAPSRGAEPSYAHGTGSVPLLGDTIGQNLDRAVAAWPDREALVDVPSGARWTYAEFGAAVERLARALMGAGVERGDRVGIWAVNCAEWVLVQYASARVGAIMVNINPAYRSHELSYVLKQAGIGLLVATQTHKSSDYRAMVEQVRQDCPDLRRVVYVADGSWDELLAAADSVTPAQLAAREAGLTCDDPVNIQYTSGTTGFPKGATLSHHNILNNGYWVGRTIGYSEQDRICVPVPFYHCFGMVMGNLAATSHGACVVIPAPSFDPVATLHAVERERCTSLYGVPTMFIAELNLADFATYDLSSLRTGIMAGSPCPVEVMKRVVAEMHMEQVSICYGMTETSPVSTQTRRDDDLERRTATVGRVLPHIEVKVVDPATGVTLPRGSSGELCTRGYSVMLGYWREPERTADVIDSGRWMHTGDLAVMRDDGYVRIVGRIKDMIIRGGENIYPREIEEFLYAHPKIADVQVVGVPDERYGEVPLACVILHEGVEGLTLDELHTFCAGRLAHYKVPAALQVLDTFPMTVSGKVRKVELRERFGN, from the coding sequence ATGAGCACGGCCCCTTCGCGCGGCGCCGAGCCGTCGTACGCGCACGGCACCGGCTCCGTCCCGCTGCTCGGCGACACCATCGGGCAGAACCTCGACCGGGCGGTCGCCGCCTGGCCCGACCGGGAGGCCCTCGTCGACGTGCCGTCCGGGGCGCGCTGGACGTACGCCGAGTTCGGCGCGGCCGTCGAGCGGCTCGCGCGCGCCCTGATGGGAGCCGGTGTCGAGCGGGGCGACCGGGTCGGGATCTGGGCCGTGAACTGTGCCGAGTGGGTCCTCGTCCAGTACGCCAGCGCGCGCGTCGGCGCCATCATGGTGAACATCAACCCGGCCTACCGCTCGCACGAGCTGTCGTACGTCCTGAAGCAGGCGGGCATCGGTCTGCTGGTCGCCACGCAGACGCACAAGAGCAGCGACTACCGCGCGATGGTCGAGCAGGTCCGCCAGGACTGCCCCGACCTGCGCCGGGTCGTCTACGTCGCGGACGGCTCGTGGGACGAGCTGCTCGCCGCGGCCGACTCCGTCACCCCTGCCCAACTGGCCGCCCGGGAAGCCGGGTTGACCTGCGACGACCCGGTGAACATCCAGTACACGTCGGGCACCACCGGCTTCCCCAAGGGAGCCACCCTCTCCCACCACAACATCCTCAACAACGGCTACTGGGTGGGCCGCACCATCGGCTACAGCGAGCAGGACCGCATCTGCGTGCCGGTGCCCTTCTACCACTGCTTCGGCATGGTCATGGGCAACCTCGCGGCCACCTCGCACGGGGCGTGCGTCGTCATCCCCGCGCCGTCCTTCGACCCCGTCGCCACCCTGCACGCCGTCGAGCGCGAGCGGTGCACGTCCCTGTACGGCGTGCCGACGATGTTCATCGCGGAGCTGAACCTCGCCGACTTCGCCACGTACGACCTGTCCTCGCTCAGGACCGGGATCATGGCCGGGTCGCCGTGCCCCGTCGAGGTCATGAAGCGGGTCGTCGCCGAGATGCACATGGAGCAGGTCTCCATCTGCTACGGCATGACCGAGACCTCGCCGGTGTCCACGCAGACCCGCAGGGACGACGACCTGGAGCGCCGCACCGCCACCGTCGGCCGCGTCCTGCCGCACATCGAGGTCAAGGTCGTCGACCCCGCCACCGGCGTCACGCTGCCGCGCGGAAGCTCGGGCGAGCTGTGCACCCGCGGCTACAGCGTGATGCTCGGCTACTGGCGCGAGCCCGAGCGCACCGCCGACGTCATCGACTCCGGGCGCTGGATGCACACGGGCGACCTCGCGGTCATGCGGGACGACGGGTACGTCCGGATCGTGGGCCGCATCAAGGACATGATCATCCGCGGTGGCGAGAACATCTACCCGCGCGAGATCGAGGAGTTCCTGTACGCCCACCCGAAGATCGCGGACGTCCAGGTGGTGGGCGTGCCCGACGAGCGGTACGGCGAGGTGCCGCTGGCCTGCGTGATCCTCCACGAGGGAGTGGAAGGCCTGACCCTCGACGAGCTCCACACCTTCTGCGCGGGCCGCCTGGCCCACTACAAGGTCCCCGCGGCCCTCCAGGTCCTGGACACCTTCCCGATGACGGTCTCCGGAAAGGTAAGAAAGGTGGAGCTCAGGGAGCGCTTCGGAAACTGA
- the dmpI gene encoding 4-oxalocrotonate tautomerase DmpI, producing MPTVTVQQGPRDVALKRELVRRITDAFVDAYAIPAETVTVWIEEYAAESWGAAGSLTADK from the coding sequence ATGCCCACCGTCACCGTTCAGCAGGGTCCCCGGGACGTCGCCCTCAAGCGGGAGCTGGTGCGGCGGATCACGGACGCGTTCGTGGACGCGTACGCGATTCCGGCGGAGACCGTCACGGTGTGGATCGAGGAGTACGCGGCCGAAAGCTGGGGTGCCGCGGGCTCGTTGACCGCCGACAAGTAG
- a CDS encoding catalase, translating to MPKRVLTTESGAPVADNQNSATAGVGGPLLLQDQHLLEKLARFNRERIPERVVHARGSGAYGYFEVTDDVTGFTHADFLAEVGKRTEVFLRFSTVADNLGGADAVRDPRGFALKFYTEEGNYDLVGNNTPVFFIKDPLKFPDFIHSQKRDPFTGKQEPDNVWDFWAHAPEATHQVTWLMGDRGIPASYRHMNGYGSHTYQWTNAQGEAFFVKYHFKTNQGIRSLSTEQAQELAGKDPNSHQTDLLQAIERGVNPSWTLHVQLMPAADAADYRFNPFDLTKVWPHSDYPLRRVGRLVLDRNPDNVFAEVEQAAFSPNNFVPGIGPSPDKMLQGRLFAYADAHRYRLGVNHTQLAVNAPRAVPGGTADNYGRDGFMAANAYGRERKNYEPNSYDGPAETGRPLSAPLAVTGHTGTHEAPAHTKDDDFFQAGELYRLMSDEEKSRLVANIAGGLSQVSREDVVEKNLAHFHAADADYGKRVEDAVRALRED from the coding sequence ATGCCGAAGCGCGTGCTCACGACCGAGTCCGGCGCCCCTGTCGCCGACAACCAGAATTCCGCCACCGCAGGTGTCGGCGGCCCGCTCCTCCTCCAGGACCAGCACCTCCTGGAGAAGCTCGCCCGCTTCAACCGCGAGCGCATCCCGGAGCGCGTGGTGCACGCCCGCGGCTCGGGCGCGTACGGCTACTTCGAGGTGACCGACGACGTCACCGGCTTCACCCACGCGGACTTCCTCGCCGAGGTCGGCAAGCGCACCGAGGTCTTCCTGCGCTTCTCGACCGTGGCCGACAACCTCGGCGGCGCCGACGCCGTCCGCGACCCGCGCGGCTTCGCGCTGAAGTTCTACACCGAGGAGGGCAACTACGACCTCGTCGGCAACAACACGCCGGTGTTCTTCATCAAGGACCCGCTGAAATTCCCCGACTTCATCCACTCGCAGAAGCGCGACCCGTTCACGGGCAAGCAGGAGCCGGACAACGTCTGGGACTTCTGGGCGCACGCCCCCGAGGCCACGCACCAGGTGACCTGGCTGATGGGCGATCGCGGCATACCGGCCTCATACCGGCACATGAACGGCTACGGCTCGCACACCTACCAGTGGACCAACGCGCAGGGCGAGGCCTTCTTCGTCAAGTACCACTTCAAGACGAACCAGGGCATCCGCTCGCTCTCCACCGAGCAGGCCCAGGAGCTCGCGGGCAAGGACCCCAACTCCCACCAGACGGACCTGCTCCAGGCCATCGAGCGCGGCGTGAACCCGTCCTGGACGCTGCACGTGCAGCTCATGCCGGCGGCGGACGCGGCGGACTACCGCTTCAACCCGTTCGACCTGACCAAGGTGTGGCCGCACAGCGACTACCCGCTGCGCCGGGTGGGCCGCCTGGTCCTGGACCGCAACCCCGACAATGTCTTCGCCGAGGTCGAGCAGGCCGCGTTCTCGCCGAACAACTTCGTGCCGGGCATCGGCCCTTCGCCCGACAAGATGCTCCAGGGCCGGCTGTTCGCGTACGCCGACGCGCACCGCTACCGCCTGGGCGTGAACCACACCCAGCTCGCGGTGAACGCGCCGAGGGCTGTTCCCGGTGGCACCGCGGACAACTACGGCCGCGACGGCTTCATGGCCGCCAACGCCTACGGCCGCGAGCGCAAGAACTACGAGCCCAACTCGTACGACGGCCCCGCCGAGACCGGCAGGCCGCTGTCCGCGCCGCTGGCCGTGACCGGCCACACCGGCACGCACGAGGCGCCCGCCCACACCAAGGACGACGACTTCTTCCAGGCCGGTGAGCTGTACCGGCTGATGTCGGACGAGGAGAAGTCCCGCCTGGTCGCGAACATCGCGGGCGGCTTGTCCCAGGTGTCCCGCGAGGACGTCGTCGAGAAGAACCTGGCCCACTTCCACGCCGCCGACGCCGACTACGGCAAGCGCGTGGAGGACGCGGTGCGCGCCCTGCGCGAGGACTGA
- a CDS encoding helix-turn-helix domain-containing protein — translation MPGAGDDPFVTAVKPLVDAMGGRMLPPGDAGPDDVVLAWEGVDVVAVRLPQLAESLDHILLALERKHGKPLAELDRKAKQEVVRILEARGAFSVRHGVETVATALGVSRFTVYNYLNRST, via the coding sequence ATGCCCGGAGCGGGCGACGATCCCTTCGTCACGGCCGTCAAGCCGCTGGTCGACGCCATGGGCGGGCGGATGCTGCCGCCGGGTGACGCGGGCCCCGACGACGTGGTGCTCGCGTGGGAGGGCGTCGACGTGGTCGCCGTGCGCCTGCCGCAGCTCGCGGAGTCGCTCGACCACATCCTGCTCGCCCTGGAGCGCAAGCACGGCAAGCCCCTCGCGGAGCTGGACCGCAAGGCCAAGCAGGAGGTCGTGCGGATACTCGAGGCGCGTGGCGCGTTCTCCGTCCGCCATGGCGTCGAGACCGTGGCCACCGCGCTCGGGGTCTCTCGTTTCACCGTCTACAACTACTTGAACCGCTCCACCTGA
- a CDS encoding TIM barrel protein produces the protein MGYSDQRFDVNLSILFTELPLLERPAAAAAAGFKAVELWWPWVETPTPERSELDALKQAIEDAGVQLVGLNFYAGQLPGPDRGALSIPGEESERFRANVDVAADFARSLGCTALNALYGNRVDGVDPAAQDELALENLVLAARAAHRVGAVLLVEALNAPESPHCPIVSAPKAVEIVDKVNEATGLGNAKFLMDLYHLSMNGEDLPRAIAAYADKTGHVQIADNPGRGAPGSGSLPLEDLLDQVRKAGYEGWIGLEYKPGDRPSHESFDWLPAGARG, from the coding sequence ATGGGATACTCCGACCAGCGCTTCGATGTGAACCTGTCGATCCTCTTCACCGAGCTCCCGCTCCTGGAGCGCCCCGCGGCCGCCGCCGCGGCGGGGTTCAAGGCCGTCGAGCTGTGGTGGCCCTGGGTCGAGACCCCCACTCCCGAGCGGTCCGAGCTCGACGCCCTGAAGCAGGCGATCGAGGACGCGGGCGTTCAGCTGGTGGGCCTGAACTTCTACGCCGGGCAGCTCCCGGGACCCGACCGGGGCGCCCTGTCGATCCCCGGCGAGGAGAGCGAGAGGTTCCGCGCGAACGTGGACGTCGCCGCGGACTTCGCCCGGTCCCTGGGCTGCACGGCGCTCAACGCCCTGTACGGCAACCGCGTCGACGGCGTGGACCCGGCGGCCCAGGACGAACTCGCCCTGGAGAACCTGGTGCTGGCCGCCCGCGCCGCCCACCGCGTGGGCGCGGTGCTGCTCGTCGAGGCGCTGAACGCCCCGGAGTCGCCGCACTGCCCGATCGTCAGCGCCCCCAAGGCCGTCGAGATCGTGGACAAGGTCAACGAGGCGACCGGACTCGGCAACGCGAAGTTCCTCATGGACCTGTACCACCTCTCCATGAACGGGGAGGACCTGCCGCGGGCGATCGCCGCGTACGCCGACAAGACGGGGCACGTGCAGATCGCCGACAACCCGGGGCGCGGCGCCCCCGGCTCCGGGTCCCTGCCCCTGGAAGACCTGCTCGACCAGGTGCGGAAGGCCGGGTACGAGGGCTGGATCGGCCTGGAGTACAAGCCCGGCGACCGCCCGAGCCACGAGTCCTTCGACTGGCTGCCCGCCGGGGCCCGCGGCTGA
- a CDS encoding AMP-binding protein, with the protein MTVTETGGGTEAFRAARDFLLRHREDYAAAYEGFAWPRPERFNWALDWFDVIAEGNDRTALHIVEEDGSEARLTFAELARRSARAANWLRGLGVTAGDRLVVMLGNQVELWEVALAAMKLRAVVIPATPLLGAADLRDRIERGRARHVVVRAEDTAKFADVPGDYTRIVVGVGVGVGVGAGAGAGATASAEAAGPTAPTAPGWISYDGVDTAPDAYVPDGPTLATDPLMLYFTSGTTARPKLVEHTHVSYPVGHLATMYWIGLKPGDVHLNISSPGWAKHAWSNLFAPWNAEATVFIHNYTRFDAGRLMREMDRAGVTSFCAPPTVWRMLIQADLTQLKTPPREVVAAGEPLNPEVIERVRSDWGVIIRDGFGQTETAVQVANTPGQRLKPGSMGRPTPGFRVVLLDAVTGEPGADEGEVALDLSTAPVGLMTGYHGDPERTAEAMAGGFYRTGDIGARDADGYLTYVGRSDDVFKASDYKISPFELESALLEHEAVAEAAVVPAPDPVRLAVPKAYVVLAEGHEPGPATAKALFEHSRAVLAPYKRLRRLEFGALPKTVSGKIRRIELREATAQGSDAEYREEDFR; encoded by the coding sequence ATGACGGTGACGGAGACGGGAGGCGGGACGGAGGCGTTCCGGGCCGCCCGGGACTTTCTGCTGCGCCACCGCGAGGACTACGCGGCCGCCTACGAGGGCTTCGCGTGGCCGCGCCCGGAGCGGTTCAACTGGGCCCTCGACTGGTTCGACGTCATCGCCGAGGGCAACGACCGCACGGCCCTGCACATCGTCGAGGAGGACGGCTCCGAGGCCCGGCTGACCTTCGCCGAGCTCGCGCGGCGCTCCGCGCGGGCCGCCAACTGGCTGCGCGGGCTCGGCGTCACGGCCGGGGACCGCCTCGTCGTCATGCTCGGCAACCAGGTCGAGCTGTGGGAGGTCGCGCTCGCCGCGATGAAGCTGCGCGCCGTGGTCATCCCGGCGACGCCGTTGCTCGGCGCGGCGGACCTGCGCGACCGGATCGAGCGCGGCCGGGCCCGGCACGTGGTGGTGCGCGCCGAGGACACCGCCAAGTTCGCGGACGTGCCCGGGGACTACACCCGGATCGTGGTCGGAGTCGGAGTCGGAGTCGGAGTCGGAGCCGGAGCCGGAGCCGGAGCCACCGCGTCCGCCGAGGCAGCCGGACCCACCGCGCCCACCGCGCCCGGCTGGATCTCGTACGACGGCGTCGACACCGCCCCGGATGCCTACGTGCCCGACGGCCCCACCCTCGCCACCGATCCGCTGATGCTCTACTTCACCTCCGGCACCACCGCCCGGCCCAAGCTGGTCGAGCACACCCATGTGTCGTACCCCGTGGGGCACTTGGCGACGATGTACTGGATCGGGCTCAAGCCCGGCGACGTCCATCTGAACATCTCGTCGCCCGGCTGGGCCAAGCACGCCTGGTCGAACCTGTTCGCGCCGTGGAACGCGGAGGCGACCGTCTTCATCCACAACTACACGCGCTTCGACGCCGGTCGTCTGATGCGCGAGATGGACCGCGCGGGCGTCACCAGCTTCTGCGCCCCGCCCACCGTGTGGCGGATGCTCATCCAGGCCGACCTGACCCAGCTGAAGACCCCGCCGCGCGAGGTGGTCGCCGCGGGCGAGCCGCTGAACCCCGAGGTCATCGAGCGGGTGCGCAGCGACTGGGGGGTGATCATCCGCGACGGCTTCGGCCAGACGGAGACCGCCGTGCAGGTCGCCAACACGCCCGGCCAGCGGCTCAAGCCCGGCTCCATGGGGCGGCCCACGCCCGGCTTCCGCGTCGTGCTGCTCGACGCGGTGACCGGCGAGCCGGGGGCCGACGAGGGCGAGGTCGCGCTCGACCTGTCCACCGCCCCTGTGGGCCTGATGACGGGCTACCACGGCGATCCGGAGCGCACCGCAGAGGCGATGGCGGGCGGCTTCTACCGCACGGGCGACATCGGCGCGCGCGACGCCGACGGCTATCTGACGTACGTGGGCCGCTCCGACGACGTGTTCAAGGCGTCGGACTACAAGATCTCGCCCTTCGAGCTGGAGAGCGCGCTGCTCGAACACGAGGCGGTCGCGGAGGCGGCGGTCGTGCCCGCGCCCGACCCGGTGCGCCTCGCCGTGCCGAAGGCGTACGTGGTGCTCGCCGAGGGCCACGAGCCGGGCCCCGCCACCGCCAAGGCGCTCTTCGAGCACTCGCGCGCGGTCCTCGCGCCCTACAAGCGGCTGCGCCGCCTGGAGTTCGGCGCGCTGCCGAAGACGGTGTCCGGCAAGATCCGCCGCATCGAGCTGCGCGAGGCCACGGCACAGGGGTCCGACGCCGAGTACCGCGAGGAGGACTTCCGATGA
- a CDS encoding 2-hydroxy-3-oxopropionate reductase gives MSTLPKVAWIGLGIMGSPMSENLIKAGYSVTGYTLEQDKLDRLAAAGGTAAASIAEAVRDADVVVTMVPASPHVEAIAYGPDGILENARSGALLIDMSSITPQTSVDLAKAAAAKGIRVLDAPVSGGEAGAVEAVLSIMVGGERADFDAAKPLFDALGKTIVLCGPHGSGQTVKAANQLIVAVNIQACAEAVVFLEKSGVDLAAALDVLNGGLAGSTVLTRKKDNFLNRDFKPGFRIDLHHKDMGIVTDAARNVGAALPVGAVVAQLVASLRAQGDGGLDHSALLRSVERLSGGRAA, from the coding sequence ATGAGCACGCTCCCCAAGGTCGCGTGGATCGGACTCGGGATCATGGGCTCGCCCATGTCCGAGAACCTGATCAAGGCCGGCTACTCCGTCACCGGCTACACCCTGGAGCAGGACAAGCTGGACCGGCTCGCCGCCGCGGGCGGCACCGCGGCCGCCTCGATCGCCGAAGCGGTCCGCGACGCCGACGTCGTCGTGACGATGGTGCCCGCCTCGCCGCACGTCGAGGCCATCGCCTACGGCCCCGACGGCATCCTGGAGAACGCCAGGTCCGGCGCGCTGCTCATCGACATGTCGTCGATCACCCCGCAGACCTCCGTCGACCTCGCGAAGGCCGCCGCGGCCAAGGGGATCCGGGTGCTCGACGCCCCGGTCTCCGGCGGCGAGGCCGGTGCCGTCGAGGCCGTCCTGTCCATCATGGTCGGCGGCGAGCGGGCGGACTTCGACGCGGCCAAGCCGCTGTTCGACGCCCTCGGCAAGACCATCGTGCTGTGCGGCCCGCACGGCTCGGGCCAGACCGTGAAGGCCGCCAACCAGCTCATCGTCGCGGTCAACATCCAGGCCTGCGCCGAGGCCGTGGTCTTCCTGGAGAAGTCCGGCGTGGACCTGGCCGCGGCCCTCGACGTCCTGAACGGCGGGCTCGCCGGCTCCACCGTCCTGACCCGCAAGAAGGACAACTTCCTGAACCGGGACTTCAAGCCGGGCTTCCGCATCGACCTGCACCACAAGGACATGGGCATCGTCACGGACGCCGCCCGCAACGTCGGTGCCGCGCTGCCCGTCGGCGCCGTGGTGGCCCAGCTGGTCGCCAGCCTGCGCGCCCAGGGCGACGGCGGGCTCGACCACTCCGCGCTGCTCCGCTCCGTCGAGCGCCTCTCCGGCGGCCGGGCCGCGTAG
- a CDS encoding thiamine-binding protein, with the protein MRLRVEFTTEPFDLDEAPPHAVVAREVVQGADLDAVDVGPFGNTAEGDADAVLAAVDAMLRRSLKAGATRVSLQVNVLGAGEGEG; encoded by the coding sequence GTGCGATTGAGAGTGGAGTTCACGACCGAGCCCTTCGACCTGGACGAGGCACCCCCGCACGCGGTGGTCGCCCGCGAGGTGGTGCAGGGGGCCGACCTCGACGCCGTGGACGTCGGCCCGTTCGGCAACACCGCCGAGGGTGACGCGGACGCCGTGCTCGCGGCGGTCGACGCGATGCTGCGCCGGTCCCTGAAGGCGGGCGCCACCCGTGTCTCGCTCCAGGTGAACGTCCTGGGTGCCGGAGAGGGGGAGGGCTGA
- the uraD gene encoding 2-oxo-4-hydroxy-4-carboxy-5-ureidoimidazoline decarboxylase codes for MRSPSSTKAPEAPVTSSTKTPGLARFNALDEAAARTALHEACASTAWGDALLAGRPFTTADALYAASDAATAELTAADLAEAMAGHPPIGRPKPGDPTSSREQRGMAGASAELKAEMLELNLAYQDKFGHVFLICATGRTGEQMRDAVKDRIDNTPEREREIVRAELGKINRIRLARLVDVVEED; via the coding sequence ATGCGCAGCCCGTCCAGCACAAAGGCCCCGGAGGCCCCCGTGACTTCGAGCACCAAGACGCCGGGCCTGGCCCGGTTCAACGCCCTCGACGAGGCCGCGGCCCGCACCGCACTCCACGAGGCCTGCGCCTCGACCGCCTGGGGCGACGCGCTCCTCGCCGGGCGCCCCTTCACCACCGCCGACGCCCTGTACGCCGCGAGCGACGCCGCCACGGCCGAGCTGACCGCGGCCGACCTGGCCGAGGCGATGGCGGGGCACCCCCCGATCGGCCGCCCGAAGCCGGGCGATCCGACCTCGTCCCGCGAGCAGCGGGGCATGGCCGGAGCCTCCGCGGAGCTCAAGGCCGAGATGCTCGAACTCAACCTGGCCTACCAGGACAAGTTCGGCCATGTCTTCTTGATCTGCGCCACCGGCAGGACCGGGGAGCAGATGCGGGACGCGGTCAAGGACCGGATCGACAACACGCCCGAGCGCGAACGCGAGATCGTCCGCGCCGAACTGGGCAAGATCAACCGGATCCGCCTTGCCCGACTCGTCGACGTCGTTGAAGAGGACTGA